Proteins found in one Mucilaginibacter gracilis genomic segment:
- a CDS encoding RNA polymerase sigma-70 factor, which translates to MAPSDYTVLADNELVLLLNQGDLAAFNEIYHRYWGRLFDAAYKGVRDAGVCEDLLQDIFVKLWEKRFRVSFTKGLGNYLYTAVKYKVLDHYRAALVRENFRGTSQPAADYDNSTLERILLVDLIRHIEILVHQLPDKCRFIYRLSRIEHKSNKEIASLLDISEKTVEGHLTKALSRLKPALYAGYLFLIALVFVFHIHPPR; encoded by the coding sequence GACTATACTGTACTTGCCGATAATGAGCTTGTCCTCCTCCTGAACCAAGGCGATCTGGCAGCCTTTAACGAGATCTATCACCGGTATTGGGGACGCCTTTTCGACGCTGCTTACAAAGGCGTACGCGATGCCGGCGTGTGTGAAGATCTGTTACAGGACATTTTTGTTAAGCTCTGGGAAAAGCGTTTCCGGGTAAGCTTTACCAAAGGCCTGGGCAATTACCTTTATACCGCAGTCAAATATAAGGTACTTGACCATTATCGGGCCGCCTTGGTCAGGGAAAACTTTCGGGGAACAAGCCAGCCAGCAGCAGATTACGACAACTCAACCCTGGAACGCATTTTATTGGTCGACCTGATCCGCCACATCGAGATTCTGGTTCATCAACTGCCTGATAAATGCAGGTTTATTTACAGGCTGAGCCGTATCGAGCACAAAAGCAACAAAGAAATTGCCAGCCTTTTGGATATCTCTGAAAAAACAGTCGAGGGGCACCTGACCAAAGCTTTGAGCAGGCTAAAACCCGCTTTATATGCCGGCTATTTATTCCTGATCGCACTTGTTTTTGTATTTCATATCCATCCGCCCAGGTGA